The proteins below come from a single Oscillospiraceae bacterium genomic window:
- a CDS encoding transposon-encoded TnpW family protein gives MNNTATNSTPCPTVRKQIGKTTYIVRVHFSQTAKETMEDKIKRLLREEVRKM, from the coding sequence ATGAACAATACCGCAACCAACAGCACCCCTTGCCCTACTGTCAGAAAGCAGATCGGCAAGACAACCTATATCGTCCGTGTCCATTTCAGCCAGACCGCAAAAGAGACGATGGAGGACAAAATCAAGCGTCTGCTCCGTGAGGAAGTCCGCAAAATGTGA